The following are from one region of the Candidatus Bathyarchaeota archaeon genome:
- a CDS encoding triphosphoribosyl-dephospho-CoA synthase: MHQDVRRTAKHVSSCLQLAILLEVSAHKPGNVSRTADFQNTQYEHFLASAVAVEPSFARAAERGIMFSAGKIDLNEIGVGEIIKDAVVNIDAWQHGGNTLLGAILLLSPIAAAAGMTLTEGEEFSFSKLRENIKLVVESTTPSDAVAVYEAINIANPNGLVDKAPTLDVNDPSSKKKILEENVTLYEVFKISAPYDSISKEWVENYHITFETGLRYFTQQLKETNNLNSAIVHAFLKVLSTVPDTLIARKAGLDKAKEISERAGEVLRLGGLTTSFGRKKLSVFDRELRGPTNQHNPGTTADIIAAVLAVSVLNGYRP; this comes from the coding sequence TTGCACCAAGATGTGCGCAGAACAGCAAAGCATGTTTCCAGCTGCCTCCAATTAGCCATCCTTTTAGAAGTTAGCGCACACAAGCCTGGCAACGTTAGCAGAACAGCAGATTTTCAGAATACCCAGTATGAACATTTTTTGGCTTCTGCAGTAGCTGTCGAACCCAGTTTTGCACGCGCTGCTGAGCGGGGTATCATGTTTTCTGCAGGAAAAATTGACTTAAATGAGATAGGTGTTGGAGAAATCATAAAGGATGCAGTGGTAAACATCGATGCTTGGCAACACGGAGGCAACACGTTGCTGGGCGCGATTCTTTTGCTTTCTCCGATCGCTGCTGCAGCCGGAATGACATTGACGGAGGGCGAAGAGTTTTCCTTTTCCAAACTAAGAGAGAACATAAAATTGGTCGTAGAGTCTACCACGCCCTCGGATGCTGTAGCTGTTTATGAAGCAATTAACATAGCTAATCCTAATGGTTTGGTTGATAAGGCTCCAACTCTAGATGTGAACGACCCAAGCTCGAAAAAGAAAATCCTCGAAGAAAATGTGACCCTCTATGAAGTTTTCAAAATTTCCGCGCCTTACGACTCAATTTCAAAGGAATGGGTGGAAAACTATCACATAACTTTTGAAACGGGTTTACGTTATTTCACTCAGCAACTCAAGGAAACAAACAATCTAAACAGTGCAATAGTTCACGCGTTCCTTAAGGTTCTTTCAACAGTTCCTGACACCCTTATTGCTCGAAAGGCTGGCTTGGATAAGGCGAAAGAGATCTCTGAGAGGGCGGGAGAAGTATTAAGATTAGGTGGTTTAACAACGTCCTTTGGTAGAAAAAAGCTTTCTGTCTTCGATAGAGAATTGCGTGGACCAACTAATCAGCATAATCCAGGAACAACTGCAGACATTATAGCCGCGGTTCTAGCCGTAAGCGTTCTGAACGGTTATCGTCCATAA